The following coding sequences lie in one Miscanthus floridulus cultivar M001 chromosome 9, ASM1932011v1, whole genome shotgun sequence genomic window:
- the LOC136481347 gene encoding protein MALE DISCOVERER 2-like isoform X1 yields the protein MVEMRSIRAAAYFLLLSLLVSQRQLGSCASINEQGRPLLRFGESVADDPIRSSLNRGVSCADDGKVVALLPKGYKLSGELPSDLHKHTEISEGLSYEALQSCRKTLTNAIRGVVQRRLQSPEAKAHHVDPSSPSKSLPRWAIYIIAIGGALVVVAVAAVIAYLLFSRRKKDTTVMPWSTGLSGPLSKAFVAGVPSLGRAELQAACEDFINVIGSSPDCTLYKGTLSSGVEIAVVSTSVNSAEDWTDRSEEQFKNKISVLSRVNHKNLMNLLGYCTCDEPLTRMMVFEYAPCGSLFEHLHIREAEDLDWPARLRIIMGVAYCLEHMIQLDPPVTPPTLSSSSIYLTEDYAAKIYDAEFWKEDGKDAQMISDKQQDDIVYRFGILLLEVISGRLPFSEDHGLLVLWASSYLDGKRPLCGMVDPTVRSAVPDKDLEALRDVVGLCVRSDDREKRPAMGEVARALRGVTGLSPEQATPRDNPLWWAELEIASAVESESE from the exons ATGGTGGAGATGCGCAGCATCAGGGCTGCTGCCTACTTCTTGCTCTTGTCCTTGCTCGTGTCTCAGAGGCAGCTTGGGTCTTGTGCTTCCATCAACGAACAAG GGAGACCTCTTTTGAGATTTGGAGAGAGCGTAGCAGATGATCCTATTAGATCTTCGTTGAATCGGGGAGTGAGTTGCGCAGATGATGGCAAGGTGGTGGCGTT ATTACCCAAGGGTTACAAGTTATCTGGTGAATTGCCATCTGACTTGCACAAACATACAGAGATTTCAGAGGGCCTATCTTATGAAGCGCTGCAATCATGCAGGAAAACCTTAACAAA CGCAATCAGGGGTGTTGTCCAGAGACGACTCCAAAGCCCAGAAGCAAAGGCACATCATGTTGATCCTTCATCTCCATCCAAGTCTTTACCTCGCTGGGCAATCTACATAATAGCCATCGGTGGAGCACTTGTCGTTGTGGCTGTAGCTGCTGTCATTGCGTATCTACTCTTTTCTCGTCGAAAGAAGGATACCACTGTCATGCCATGGTCTACTGGACTCAGTGGACCACTCAGTAAAGCCTTCGTGGCAG GTGTTCCTTCTCTTGGAAGGGCAGAGCTACAGGCAGCCTGTGAGGACTTCATCAACGTGATCGGCTCCTCGCCCGACTGCACGCTGTACAAGGGAACTCTATCAAGCGGAGTCGAAATAGCAGTAGTCTCCACTTCAGTTAACTCTGCCGAAGATTGGACCGACAGGTCTGAGGAGCAATTCAAGAACAAG ATATCTGTGCTGTCAAGAGTGAACCATAAGAACCTGATGAACTTGCTTGGTTACTGCACATGCGACGAGCCGTTAACAAGAATGATGGTCTTCGAGTACGCTCCGTGCGGTTCCCTCTTCGAGCATCTGCATA TTAGAGAAGCTGAAGATTTGGACTGGCCTGCACGGCTGCGCATCATCATGGGAGTAGCATACTGCCTGGAGCACATGATCCAGCTCGACCCTCCAGTGACGCCACCGACCCTGAGCTCCTCGTCCATCTACCTCACAGAGGACTACGCGGCCAAGATCTACGACGCCGAGTTCTGGAAGGAGGACGGCAAGGATGCACAGATGATCTCTGACAAGCAGCAGGATGACATCGTGTACAGGTTCGGCATCCTGCTGCTGGAGGTGATCTCCGGCCGGCTGCCATTCTCCGAGGACCACGGCCTGCTCGTCCTCTGGGCGTCCAGCTACCTGGACGGCAAGAGGCCGCTGTGCGGGATGGTTGACCCGACGGTGAGGTCGGCCGTGCCCGACAAAGATTTAGAGGCGCTACGTGACGTCGTGGGGCTGTGCGTGCGCTCGGACGACAGGGAGAAGAGACCGGCCATGGGCGAGGTTGCGAGAGCGTTGAGAGGCGTCACCGGGCTGTCGCCGGAGCAGGCGACGCCGAGGGATAACCCGCTGTGGTGGGCCGAGCTGGAGATTGCCTCGGCGGTGGAGTCGGAGTCTGAGTGA
- the LOC136481347 gene encoding protein MALE DISCOVERER 2-like isoform X2, translated as MVEMRSIRAAAYFLLLSLLVSQRQLGSCASINEQGRPLLRFGESVADDPIRSSLNRGVSCADDGKVVALLPKGYKLSGELPSDLHKHTEISEGLSYEALQSCRKTLTKGVVQRRLQSPEAKAHHVDPSSPSKSLPRWAIYIIAIGGALVVVAVAAVIAYLLFSRRKKDTTVMPWSTGLSGPLSKAFVAGVPSLGRAELQAACEDFINVIGSSPDCTLYKGTLSSGVEIAVVSTSVNSAEDWTDRSEEQFKNKISVLSRVNHKNLMNLLGYCTCDEPLTRMMVFEYAPCGSLFEHLHIREAEDLDWPARLRIIMGVAYCLEHMIQLDPPVTPPTLSSSSIYLTEDYAAKIYDAEFWKEDGKDAQMISDKQQDDIVYRFGILLLEVISGRLPFSEDHGLLVLWASSYLDGKRPLCGMVDPTVRSAVPDKDLEALRDVVGLCVRSDDREKRPAMGEVARALRGVTGLSPEQATPRDNPLWWAELEIASAVESESE; from the exons ATGGTGGAGATGCGCAGCATCAGGGCTGCTGCCTACTTCTTGCTCTTGTCCTTGCTCGTGTCTCAGAGGCAGCTTGGGTCTTGTGCTTCCATCAACGAACAAG GGAGACCTCTTTTGAGATTTGGAGAGAGCGTAGCAGATGATCCTATTAGATCTTCGTTGAATCGGGGAGTGAGTTGCGCAGATGATGGCAAGGTGGTGGCGTT ATTACCCAAGGGTTACAAGTTATCTGGTGAATTGCCATCTGACTTGCACAAACATACAGAGATTTCAGAGGGCCTATCTTATGAAGCGCTGCAATCATGCAGGAAAACCTTAACAAA GGGTGTTGTCCAGAGACGACTCCAAAGCCCAGAAGCAAAGGCACATCATGTTGATCCTTCATCTCCATCCAAGTCTTTACCTCGCTGGGCAATCTACATAATAGCCATCGGTGGAGCACTTGTCGTTGTGGCTGTAGCTGCTGTCATTGCGTATCTACTCTTTTCTCGTCGAAAGAAGGATACCACTGTCATGCCATGGTCTACTGGACTCAGTGGACCACTCAGTAAAGCCTTCGTGGCAG GTGTTCCTTCTCTTGGAAGGGCAGAGCTACAGGCAGCCTGTGAGGACTTCATCAACGTGATCGGCTCCTCGCCCGACTGCACGCTGTACAAGGGAACTCTATCAAGCGGAGTCGAAATAGCAGTAGTCTCCACTTCAGTTAACTCTGCCGAAGATTGGACCGACAGGTCTGAGGAGCAATTCAAGAACAAG ATATCTGTGCTGTCAAGAGTGAACCATAAGAACCTGATGAACTTGCTTGGTTACTGCACATGCGACGAGCCGTTAACAAGAATGATGGTCTTCGAGTACGCTCCGTGCGGTTCCCTCTTCGAGCATCTGCATA TTAGAGAAGCTGAAGATTTGGACTGGCCTGCACGGCTGCGCATCATCATGGGAGTAGCATACTGCCTGGAGCACATGATCCAGCTCGACCCTCCAGTGACGCCACCGACCCTGAGCTCCTCGTCCATCTACCTCACAGAGGACTACGCGGCCAAGATCTACGACGCCGAGTTCTGGAAGGAGGACGGCAAGGATGCACAGATGATCTCTGACAAGCAGCAGGATGACATCGTGTACAGGTTCGGCATCCTGCTGCTGGAGGTGATCTCCGGCCGGCTGCCATTCTCCGAGGACCACGGCCTGCTCGTCCTCTGGGCGTCCAGCTACCTGGACGGCAAGAGGCCGCTGTGCGGGATGGTTGACCCGACGGTGAGGTCGGCCGTGCCCGACAAAGATTTAGAGGCGCTACGTGACGTCGTGGGGCTGTGCGTGCGCTCGGACGACAGGGAGAAGAGACCGGCCATGGGCGAGGTTGCGAGAGCGTTGAGAGGCGTCACCGGGCTGTCGCCGGAGCAGGCGACGCCGAGGGATAACCCGCTGTGGTGGGCCGAGCTGGAGATTGCCTCGGCGGTGGAGTCGGAGTCTGAGTGA